The Simkania negevensis Z genome has a window encoding:
- a CDS encoding MerR family transcriptional regulator translates to MKKLSAGELAKEAQIGFETIRYYEKRGILPKPNKSASGYREYSEQSVAQVKLIKRMQKLGFSLVEIKRLFLEENPYQKECQVVERKLKVKMGEIEKKISELQVIKAGLSEILKTCQKNMKKESCPLLHESNELENK, encoded by the coding sequence ATGAAAAAATTATCAGCTGGCGAGCTGGCGAAAGAGGCTCAAATTGGTTTTGAAACAATTCGATACTATGAAAAGCGAGGCATCTTACCAAAGCCTAACAAATCAGCTTCAGGCTATCGAGAATATTCTGAACAGAGTGTGGCTCAAGTCAAGCTAATCAAAAGGATGCAAAAATTGGGTTTTTCTCTTGTAGAGATCAAGCGTTTATTTCTCGAAGAAAATCCCTATCAGAAAGAGTGCCAAGTTGTTGAGAGAAAATTAAAGGTAAAGATGGGGGAAATCGAGAAAAAAATCTCTGAACTCCAGGTAATCAAAGCCGGCCTCTCAGAAATCTTAAAAACTTGTCAGAAAAATATGAAGAAAGAGTCCTGCCCTTTACTTCATGAGTCAAATGAATTAGAAAATAAATAG
- the merA gene encoding mercury(II) reductase, which translates to MMSSCCSTVQKQLHFVIIGGGSAAFSAALNAASLGARATIINSGLPIGGTCVNVGCVPSKTLIRGAETVHRASKSHFDGIETHADVTDFKAVIEQKRALVEGLRQAKYLDVISGNDNIQIISGKAKILSKNVVEVNSTPIEADRILIATGTHPYIPPIPGLEETGYLTSTSAFELEELPKSMIVLGGRYIALECAQMFARMGTKVTILQRSSRILPNETEDLTAALTEYLRSEGINIVTGVQIRGAFKNEGLHALSVEVGGAVKTFAAEKILVATGTAPNTRKMGLKKVGVERDDNGFIKVDDMLRTSIEGIYAAGDVIGEPKFVYTAAYEGGLAAQNALGSSPELRDYSALPWVIFTDPQVAGVGLDERMAQTLGINFQVSVLPLSQVPRSIAARDARGFIKLIRDKDTDLLIGARILAPEGSELLMQIVGAIKNKTTTRDLAAMFYPYLTLSEGVKLAALGFTQDIHKLSCCSSMVVRPSSGEIAVHEESASIKVKKMLQQFSQVLSLVERQKSLDSKHVQVHQAILRMLAEEGRPLSLSEIADIVGSDHVAATLKTLGERDLVILNRENEIVGAYPMTTEKTPHVVTINGHSIYAVCAFDALAISAMFKKKAVIDSECSMTRKPIQIKLNQEEILATNLPNIHVGIRMQNPGSCAAESICREMVFLENAKVAEEWRKHKENVYIFTLPEAVQLSINYFTPLLS; encoded by the coding sequence ATGATGTCTTCATGTTGTTCCACTGTCCAAAAACAACTCCACTTTGTGATTATTGGTGGAGGTTCTGCTGCTTTTTCAGCAGCATTAAACGCAGCTTCTCTTGGAGCGCGTGCAACAATTATCAATTCAGGCCTCCCCATTGGGGGCACCTGTGTTAATGTGGGATGTGTTCCCTCAAAAACTCTCATTCGAGGAGCCGAAACCGTTCATAGGGCGAGCAAAAGTCATTTTGATGGAATAGAAACCCACGCTGATGTGACAGACTTTAAAGCGGTGATCGAACAAAAAAGAGCTCTTGTTGAGGGGCTCCGACAAGCAAAATATCTCGATGTGATTTCGGGAAATGACAATATTCAAATCATTTCTGGAAAGGCAAAAATTTTGAGCAAAAATGTTGTTGAGGTGAATTCCACTCCTATAGAAGCCGATCGGATTTTAATTGCCACAGGAACGCATCCTTATATTCCTCCTATTCCTGGGCTAGAAGAAACAGGATACTTGACTTCTACTTCTGCTTTTGAGCTTGAAGAGCTTCCTAAGTCCATGATTGTCCTCGGAGGGCGGTATATTGCTCTTGAGTGTGCTCAGATGTTTGCTCGCATGGGAACAAAAGTGACTATTTTACAAAGATCCTCCCGTATCCTACCCAACGAGACCGAAGATTTAACGGCAGCTTTAACGGAATATCTGAGAAGCGAAGGAATCAACATTGTGACAGGAGTTCAGATTAGAGGGGCTTTTAAAAACGAAGGGCTTCATGCTCTTTCCGTTGAAGTGGGTGGAGCTGTAAAAACTTTTGCTGCTGAGAAAATTTTGGTTGCGACAGGAACGGCTCCTAATACGAGAAAAATGGGTCTTAAAAAAGTCGGTGTAGAACGTGATGACAATGGCTTTATCAAAGTAGATGACATGCTAAGGACGAGCATTGAAGGGATCTATGCAGCGGGTGATGTGATTGGAGAGCCAAAGTTTGTCTACACAGCGGCCTATGAAGGAGGGCTAGCTGCTCAAAATGCTCTAGGCTCTTCTCCTGAGCTAAGAGACTACTCTGCGCTTCCTTGGGTCATTTTTACTGATCCACAAGTTGCAGGAGTTGGATTAGATGAGAGGATGGCTCAAACACTAGGGATAAATTTTCAAGTCTCTGTTTTGCCACTTAGCCAAGTTCCAAGGAGCATAGCCGCGCGCGATGCACGAGGATTTATCAAACTGATACGGGATAAAGATACAGATCTTCTGATCGGCGCCCGTATTTTGGCACCTGAAGGAAGTGAGCTCCTCATGCAAATTGTTGGTGCCATCAAAAATAAAACAACTACAAGAGATCTCGCAGCTATGTTTTACCCTTATTTGACGCTTTCAGAAGGGGTAAAGTTAGCAGCTCTTGGATTTACTCAAGACATTCATAAGCTCTCTTGCTGCTCTAGCATGGTCGTTAGGCCAAGTAGTGGGGAAATTGCGGTTCATGAAGAAAGCGCTTCTATAAAAGTTAAAAAGATGCTGCAACAATTTAGCCAAGTCCTTTCTCTAGTAGAGAGACAAAAAAGTCTTGATAGTAAACATGTTCAAGTTCATCAAGCGATTCTTCGGATGCTTGCTGAAGAAGGTAGACCTTTAAGTCTTTCTGAAATTGCAGATATTGTTGGGAGCGATCACGTTGCTGCTACCTTGAAAACCTTAGGAGAACGTGATCTAGTCATTCTGAATAGGGAAAATGAGATAGTGGGCGCTTATCCTATGACAACGGAAAAAACGCCCCATGTAGTTACGATCAATGGTCATTCCATTTACGCTGTCTGCGCTTTTGATGCGTTAGCAATAAGTGCCATGTTTAAGAAGAAAGCCGTCATTGACTCCGAGTGTTCTATGACAAGAAAGCCTATTCAGATCAAACTTAACCAAGAAGAAATTCTAGCAACCAATCTTCCAAATATTCATGTAGGTATTCGCATGCAAAATCCTGGCTCATGTGCTGCCGAAAGTATTTGCCGGGAAATGGTCTTTTTAGAAAACGCAAAAGTCGCAGAAGAATGGAGAAAGCATAAAGAGAATGTGTATATATTTACTTTACCAGAAGCTGTGCAACTCTCTATAAACTACTTTACTCCCCTCCTCTCATAA
- a CDS encoding efflux RND transporter periplasmic adaptor subunit has translation MKPLIIYLFFTVLFTSCSKRDHDTYENSKKSNENKKSEQSTTIVIESSRLQMYGITTELAQVRDLVRSIRTVGIVAVDERKIFKIQTKITGWIEKLYVDFTNKPVFVDAPLFTVYSPELYATQEEYLLALSGSEKIPKGMFAEELKQSNKDLLQAARERMELWDVPMVEISRLHETKKPSYDLTFFSPVTGIVLEKNAYSGMNVGPGINLFTIADLSWVWVFADIYEQDISLMKLGQDVNFSITAFPDLHFKGSISFINYVIDPKTRTLKVRIDVDNPSYLLKPEMYGVTELQVNMGRSLAIPQNAVIETGLRNLIFIEEDIGRFVMREVELGYLADGYYQVLSGVREGEKVVTNSQFLLDSESRISGFGSGETRQRGDH, from the coding sequence GTGAAACCCTTAATCATTTACTTATTTTTTACGGTACTCTTTACGAGCTGTTCGAAAAGAGACCATGATACCTATGAAAACTCAAAAAAATCTAACGAGAATAAAAAAAGCGAGCAATCCACCACAATTGTTATTGAGTCCTCTCGCCTTCAAATGTATGGGATTACAACAGAGCTCGCTCAAGTAAGAGATCTAGTCCGCTCTATCAGGACAGTTGGCATTGTAGCAGTAGATGAGAGAAAGATTTTTAAAATCCAAACGAAAATAACAGGGTGGATTGAAAAGCTCTACGTTGATTTTACAAATAAGCCTGTTTTTGTTGATGCCCCTCTCTTCACTGTTTATAGCCCAGAATTATATGCCACTCAAGAGGAGTATCTTTTGGCGTTAAGCGGGTCAGAGAAAATTCCTAAAGGGATGTTTGCTGAAGAGCTTAAACAGTCTAATAAAGATCTTTTGCAGGCGGCAAGAGAGCGGATGGAACTTTGGGATGTCCCAATGGTAGAAATCTCAAGACTACATGAAACAAAAAAACCCTCATATGATTTAACTTTCTTTTCTCCCGTTACTGGAATCGTATTAGAGAAAAATGCCTATTCTGGAATGAACGTGGGTCCTGGTATTAATCTTTTCACGATAGCAGATCTTTCTTGGGTTTGGGTTTTTGCGGATATTTATGAACAAGATATTTCGCTTATGAAACTCGGTCAAGACGTTAATTTTTCTATCACAGCCTTTCCAGATCTTCATTTTAAAGGTTCGATTTCCTTTATCAATTATGTCATTGATCCTAAAACACGCACTCTTAAAGTTCGTATTGATGTCGATAACCCCTCATATCTTCTTAAGCCTGAAATGTATGGAGTTACAGAGCTACAAGTGAATATGGGAAGATCGCTGGCGATTCCTCAAAATGCAGTCATTGAGACAGGTCTTAGAAATCTGATCTTTATTGAAGAAGATATTGGACGTTTTGTCATGAGAGAGGTAGAACTGGGGTATTTGGCAGATGGCTACTATCAAGTGCTCTCGGGTGTTAGAGAAGGCGAAAAGGTTGTAACTAACTCACAATTCTTACTCGACTCGGAAAGTCGAATTTCTGGATTTGGCAGCGGAGAGACAAGGCAACGAGGAGATCATTAG
- a CDS encoding efflux RND transporter permease subunit — protein MIAKIIEWSAKNRFIIYVITVLMLIWAGYAIRNTPMDALPDLSDTQVIIFTEWKGQSPNLIEDQVTYPIVSAFLSAPNVKVVRGFTMFGFSFVYVLFEEGTDIYWARSRTLEYLSPLQGQLPKGVTPTIGPDATGVGWVFEYALIDESGRYNLQQLRSFQDWYLRYWLAAVPGVAEIASVGGYEKEYQVEVDPVKLQSYGLSINHVRKALQDSNLYIGARVIEMAQHEYAVRGSGYITDSKMIEQVVVGTDQMGSPVTIKDLSRVQIGGNIRRGLAELDGKGEVVGGIVVMRYGENPLKVIKDIKTKIKQVQSAFPPGVKLVTTYDRSRLIIDSMKTLFENIGEELILVFLIIYIFLFHFRSSLVSILTLPVAVILAFIPMYYMGLSANIMSLAGIIIAIGDVVDSAVIMTENAHKKLEENKEGKPHLDVVLEAAKELGPSIFASLLIIVIGFIPIFSLQAQEGKLFSPLAYTKTFAVAFGALLGITLVPALMMSFIKGKIRPSLSNPVNKVLGYVYRPALQFCLNHRKTVVCGTLILIVSAIPFYLKLGSEFMPPLDEKDILFMPITTPGISIEAARELVQKQDGILYSFPEVKRVFGKAGRADTSTDPAPLSMIETVILLHPKDKWRKGMTKDKLIQEMNEALNFKGVQNAFTMPIKARLDMLTTGIRTAVGVKVFGDNLETINQIGTHLETILKKVPGTRSVYAERELGGFYIDFIPDRDALARYGLTITEVMGFVQSAIGGEDITETIEGRERYTVNIRYPRGLRDDVSTLKQALVPINKPMARMEDTQELSKFAHVPLGQLGEVKVTMGPSMIKDEMGYFSGWVYVDLETSDIGGFVDIAKQAVASELKLPRGYFLKWTGQYEYLERIQTLLSYMVPLTILLVLLILYMNFKAFIPSLIVMLSVPFAAIGAIFFLSFAGYNTSVAVWVGMIALLGIAAQTISIMLVYLEEGYKRWETDGKIQSAQDIITMTLSQATLRIRPFMMAIGLNIIGLIPIMVSDKVGSDIAKRIALPLWGGLVSLTLLTLFVIPVIFVLWKTYVYKRKKE, from the coding sequence ATGATCGCAAAAATCATTGAATGGAGCGCCAAGAATCGCTTTATCATCTATGTGATTACGGTGCTAATGCTTATATGGGCTGGTTATGCGATTCGGAACACCCCAATGGATGCGCTTCCCGACCTGTCGGACACTCAAGTGATTATTTTTACAGAGTGGAAAGGTCAAAGTCCCAATTTAATTGAAGACCAGGTGACTTACCCTATCGTTTCTGCTTTTCTTTCTGCACCAAATGTAAAAGTTGTAAGAGGGTTTACAATGTTTGGTTTTTCGTTCGTCTATGTCCTTTTTGAAGAAGGGACTGATATTTATTGGGCGAGAAGTCGAACCTTGGAATATCTTTCCCCCCTTCAGGGACAATTGCCTAAGGGGGTAACTCCAACAATTGGCCCTGACGCTACAGGTGTTGGATGGGTCTTCGAATATGCTCTCATAGATGAGAGTGGTCGGTACAATTTGCAACAGCTCCGCAGTTTTCAGGATTGGTATTTGCGGTACTGGTTGGCAGCAGTTCCAGGAGTTGCAGAAATTGCAAGTGTCGGGGGATATGAAAAGGAATACCAAGTAGAAGTGGATCCTGTTAAGCTCCAATCTTATGGGCTTTCCATCAATCATGTACGCAAAGCCCTTCAAGACTCCAACTTGTATATCGGAGCCCGAGTGATTGAAATGGCTCAACATGAATATGCAGTCAGGGGAAGTGGGTATATCACCGACTCAAAAATGATAGAGCAGGTCGTTGTCGGAACAGACCAAATGGGTAGCCCTGTAACCATTAAAGATCTTTCGCGTGTGCAAATAGGGGGTAATATACGAAGAGGGTTAGCTGAACTTGACGGAAAAGGGGAAGTCGTTGGTGGCATTGTTGTGATGCGCTATGGGGAAAACCCCCTAAAAGTGATTAAGGATATAAAAACAAAGATTAAGCAGGTTCAAAGCGCCTTTCCTCCTGGGGTCAAGCTTGTTACAACATATGATCGTTCCCGATTAATTATTGATTCAATGAAAACTCTTTTTGAGAATATCGGGGAAGAGCTTATTCTTGTCTTTCTTATTATTTATATATTTCTATTTCATTTTCGCTCTTCGCTTGTTTCAATTCTAACCTTACCCGTTGCTGTCATTTTAGCGTTTATTCCGATGTACTATATGGGGCTTTCAGCAAATATCATGTCATTAGCAGGTATTATCATTGCCATTGGAGATGTTGTTGATTCAGCGGTCATTATGACCGAGAATGCCCATAAGAAATTGGAAGAAAATAAGGAAGGCAAGCCTCATTTAGATGTTGTTTTGGAAGCAGCTAAAGAACTCGGTCCAAGTATTTTTGCCTCATTGCTCATCATTGTGATCGGATTTATCCCTATTTTTAGCCTGCAAGCTCAGGAAGGAAAATTATTTTCTCCTCTTGCTTATACAAAAACGTTTGCTGTTGCTTTTGGGGCTTTGTTAGGAATTACCCTAGTTCCCGCCCTTATGATGTCCTTTATCAAAGGGAAAATTCGCCCCTCTCTCTCTAATCCTGTCAATAAAGTTTTGGGATATGTCTATCGCCCTGCATTGCAATTTTGTTTGAACCATCGTAAGACCGTTGTGTGTGGCACTCTTATTCTTATCGTCTCTGCTATCCCTTTTTATCTTAAACTGGGTTCTGAATTTATGCCTCCTTTAGATGAAAAGGATATCCTTTTCATGCCGATTACGACTCCGGGCATTTCAATCGAAGCTGCAAGAGAGTTAGTACAAAAGCAAGATGGGATTTTGTACTCTTTTCCTGAAGTCAAACGTGTATTTGGAAAAGCGGGAAGAGCGGATACTTCCACGGATCCTGCCCCACTTTCCATGATTGAGACGGTTATTCTCCTTCATCCTAAGGATAAATGGAGAAAAGGGATGACAAAGGATAAACTCATTCAAGAGATGAACGAAGCCTTAAACTTCAAAGGAGTCCAGAATGCGTTCACAATGCCCATCAAAGCGCGCTTAGATATGCTCACCACTGGGATTCGAACAGCAGTTGGGGTAAAAGTATTCGGTGATAATTTGGAAACAATCAATCAGATTGGGACTCATTTAGAAACAATACTCAAGAAAGTTCCTGGAACGAGAAGTGTTTATGCTGAAAGAGAGCTAGGAGGATTTTACATTGATTTCATTCCAGACCGCGATGCCCTCGCTAGATATGGACTGACAATCACTGAGGTCATGGGATTTGTACAAAGCGCGATCGGTGGTGAAGATATCACAGAGACGATTGAAGGCAGAGAAAGATATACTGTGAATATTCGATATCCAAGAGGACTTCGCGACGATGTATCTACTCTTAAGCAAGCTCTCGTTCCCATCAACAAGCCAATGGCAAGGATGGAAGATACACAAGAGCTTTCGAAATTTGCCCATGTACCGTTAGGGCAACTTGGTGAAGTTAAGGTTACCATGGGTCCATCAATGATCAAAGATGAAATGGGATATTTTTCAGGATGGGTCTATGTCGATTTAGAGACATCTGATATTGGAGGTTTCGTAGATATTGCCAAACAAGCAGTCGCTTCTGAGCTGAAACTTCCACGGGGGTATTTTCTTAAATGGACTGGTCAATACGAATACCTCGAGAGAATTCAAACTCTCCTTTCCTACATGGTACCTTTGACAATTTTATTGGTATTACTGATCCTTTATATGAACTTCAAAGCTTTTATTCCCTCTTTGATTGTCATGCTTTCAGTTCCCTTTGCTGCGATTGGAGCCATCTTCTTTTTATCCTTCGCTGGGTATAATACTTCTGTAGCCGTTTGGGTAGGAATGATCGCTTTACTAGGCATAGCAGCTCAGACGATTTCCATCATGCTTGTTTATTTAGAAGAGGGTTACAAGAGGTGGGAAACTGATGGAAAAATCCAATCAGCGCAGGACATTATTACCATGACATTATCGCAGGCCACATTAAGAATACGTCCCTTTATGATGGCCATTGGGTTAAATATCATTGGGTTAATTCCAATTATGGTCAGTGATAAGGTGGGATCTGATATTGCAAAACGGATAGCTCTGCCGCTTTGGGGAGGACTTGTTTCCCTCACTCTTCTAACCCTTTTTGTCATCCCTGTTATTTTTGTACTGTGGAAAACGTATGTGTATAAACGAAAAAAAGAATGA
- the glgP gene encoding alpha-glucan family phosphorylase has product MIMSQHRKIAYFSMEIALEEALPTYSGGLGVLAGDTIFAALDLKVPMIAVTLLYRKGYFNQKLDSKGWQEETPVEWIIEEFLEELPERITLEIDNRKIQVRAWKFEIKSLTNFSIPILFLDTNLPENTEGDRALSDYLYGGDEYYRLCQEVLLGIGGVKMLRALGYQDLERFHMNEGHASLLTLELLEESRKQSGRDAVSEEDIENVKRKCVFTTHTPVAAAHSKFPMELVTRVFSNREVFSRKDIFCCEGVLNLTYLALNLSHYVNGVAKKHGETSNLMFGHYSIDSITNGINITRWVSPSFQALYDRHIPSWKEDNFSLRYALNIPKDGVWQAHMQAKKELIQYVNENTNIEMNQDVLTIGFARRAAAYKRGDLLFQDMERLKSMVKEKGNIQIIFAGKAHPQDQEGKELIQRIYRAKEFLKNDVHIVYLENYDLELAKLITSGVDLWLNTPQTPMEASGTSGMKAAVNAVPSLSILDGWWIEGCIEGITGWSIADDNQKNESKNNTREDAFWLYEKLGKVIIPMFYEEREKFISIMQHCIALNGSFFNSQRLLQQYVLNAYFK; this is encoded by the coding sequence ATGATTATGAGTCAGCATAGAAAGATTGCTTATTTCTCCATGGAAATTGCCCTAGAAGAAGCCTTACCAACTTATAGCGGGGGACTGGGGGTATTAGCTGGTGATACGATTTTTGCAGCTTTAGATCTTAAAGTTCCCATGATAGCTGTTACCTTGCTCTATCGAAAGGGATATTTTAATCAAAAGTTGGATTCAAAAGGATGGCAAGAAGAAACACCCGTTGAATGGATCATCGAAGAATTTCTAGAAGAGTTGCCAGAGCGAATCACACTAGAGATTGACAATCGCAAAATTCAAGTAAGAGCATGGAAATTTGAAATAAAATCTCTAACTAATTTTAGCATCCCCATTCTCTTCTTAGATACTAATCTTCCTGAAAATACTGAGGGCGATAGGGCCCTAAGCGATTATCTCTATGGGGGAGATGAATACTATCGACTGTGTCAAGAAGTGCTTTTAGGGATAGGTGGAGTGAAAATGCTTCGAGCTTTAGGGTATCAAGATTTAGAGCGCTTCCATATGAATGAAGGGCATGCAAGCCTACTCACTTTGGAACTTCTTGAAGAATCTCGAAAACAATCTGGAAGAGACGCCGTTTCAGAAGAAGATATAGAAAATGTGAAAAGGAAATGTGTATTTACCACGCACACCCCTGTCGCTGCAGCGCATAGTAAATTTCCTATGGAGCTTGTCACCCGCGTTTTCAGTAATCGAGAGGTATTTAGTAGGAAAGATATTTTTTGCTGCGAGGGTGTTTTAAATCTAACCTACCTGGCTTTAAACCTAAGCCATTATGTCAACGGGGTTGCAAAGAAACATGGAGAAACCTCCAATCTCATGTTTGGCCATTATTCGATTGACTCGATTACAAATGGAATCAACATTACAAGATGGGTCTCTCCCTCATTTCAAGCATTGTACGACCGTCATATTCCCTCATGGAAAGAGGATAATTTTAGTCTTCGTTATGCCTTAAATATCCCTAAAGATGGGGTGTGGCAAGCTCATATGCAAGCCAAAAAGGAGCTGATCCAATATGTGAATGAGAATACTAATATTGAAATGAATCAAGATGTGTTAACCATAGGGTTTGCTAGAAGAGCAGCGGCATATAAACGGGGGGATCTTCTTTTCCAAGATATGGAAAGACTCAAGTCTATGGTTAAGGAAAAAGGGAACATCCAGATTATTTTTGCCGGTAAAGCCCATCCACAGGATCAAGAAGGAAAGGAGCTCATTCAAAGGATCTATCGCGCTAAAGAGTTTCTTAAGAATGATGTTCATATTGTGTATCTCGAAAATTACGACTTAGAGCTTGCAAAGTTGATCACCAGTGGAGTGGATCTTTGGTTAAATACCCCACAAACTCCTATGGAAGCTTCTGGAACCAGCGGGATGAAGGCAGCTGTAAACGCAGTCCCCTCTTTAAGTATTTTAGATGGTTGGTGGATAGAAGGTTGCATCGAAGGGATTACAGGATGGTCCATTGCAGATGATAATCAAAAAAATGAATCAAAAAATAACACGCGCGAGGATGCTTTTTGGCTCTATGAAAAGCTTGGAAAAGTAATTATTCCAATGTTTTATGAAGAAAGAGAAAAATTCATTTCTATTATGCAACATTGTATTGCATTAAATGGCTCTTTTTTCAATAGCCAAAGATTGTTACAACAATATGTTTTAAACGCTTATTTTAAATAA
- a CDS encoding class I SAM-dependent methyltransferase: MATSELHQRKHAGGYEGVASNYEETVQQDIAEDNHEQDPSCWSQVSQWIQNVSYQIFAYTVWDSVVSGFKPGRMRAIELMDVQSEDRILLVGEGSGLDFECLPEQTNKLALRAFDFSPEMVHQSKIKARQLEISEENCFIGDAQYLPFEHEKFDKIYFPLSVASIPNPSLALQEAERVLDPGGKIVIFDKLRDDDVPLSWQRTTLNVITKCVFADITRNLSSILASAPTLKIIHYESLAGKLDGVFAKYAGQYYRIAVVVRHEDYPDQMAVPAKLQ, translated from the coding sequence ATGGCAACAAGTGAATTACATCAAAGAAAACATGCCGGAGGCTATGAAGGAGTAGCTTCAAACTACGAAGAAACCGTCCAGCAAGATATTGCTGAAGATAATCATGAGCAAGATCCTAGCTGTTGGAGTCAAGTTTCTCAATGGATTCAGAATGTCAGTTATCAAATTTTCGCCTATACTGTGTGGGATAGTGTTGTGAGTGGGTTCAAACCCGGCCGAATGAGAGCCATTGAGCTCATGGATGTACAATCAGAGGACCGGATTTTGCTTGTCGGTGAAGGAAGCGGTTTAGACTTTGAATGTTTACCTGAGCAAACGAATAAATTAGCTTTACGAGCTTTTGACTTTTCCCCAGAAATGGTGCATCAAAGCAAGATTAAAGCTAGACAACTCGAGATTTCCGAGGAGAATTGTTTCATCGGAGATGCTCAGTATCTTCCGTTTGAGCATGAAAAATTTGATAAAATCTATTTTCCACTCTCTGTGGCATCTATTCCCAACCCCTCTCTTGCATTGCAAGAAGCTGAGCGCGTCCTTGATCCAGGTGGGAAAATTGTTATATTTGATAAGTTAAGAGATGACGATGTACCGCTTTCCTGGCAAAGAACTACTTTAAATGTAATTACCAAATGTGTTTTTGCAGATATTACCAGAAACCTTAGCTCGATCCTAGCCTCTGCTCCGACCTTAAAAATTATTCACTACGAATCGCTAGCAGGAAAATTAGATGGGGTGTTCGCTAAATATGCAGGTCAATATTACAGAATTGCAGTCGTTGTAAGACATGAAGATTACCCGGATCAAATGGCGGTTCCAGCGAAACTACAATAG
- a CDS encoding TolC family protein — translation MKRIICLCLLNISILFAEEAEIFSPLRLESLIQDVLKRNPDLAATKERIKAAEFFQKRVQILEDPEFTVMRHDQPFGSTSNSPFTPKTRYTVTQEIPFPGKLSLKGKIEGQQVAFLKSENIATMQDLILESKRLFYQLYYYDTALEINEFNRSIISEFVQITFALYRAGEDSFSEAVKAQVELQWLDDEKLKLIATKDRLLSMINAILNRDAFETIGTPEALFTPQLSLNHTLLKWNSSQHNPEIKGIESRIGEQNFRKDLAKREYFPNFIIGSRFDHILGSNDTAWGVSVGINIPLWIPWKQRRDVQKAKALAKAYEDDLEGLRSTINGRIREILAKVDSLNERILLLESGILPKTLESLESGKADYQAGKGGFLTLLDTIRQYYQYQLDFELARVEREIFLAELERTIGINLGEIQ, via the coding sequence ATGAAACGAATCATTTGCCTATGTCTTTTGAATATAAGCATCCTCTTTGCTGAAGAAGCCGAGATTTTTTCGCCCTTGCGTTTGGAAAGCCTCATTCAAGACGTTCTTAAGAGAAATCCAGATCTTGCTGCCACAAAAGAGAGAATAAAAGCTGCAGAGTTTTTTCAAAAAAGAGTACAGATCCTAGAAGATCCTGAATTTACAGTGATGCGCCATGATCAGCCCTTTGGCTCTACTTCCAACAGCCCCTTTACACCAAAGACGCGCTACACAGTCACACAAGAAATCCCCTTTCCAGGGAAATTGTCTCTAAAAGGGAAGATTGAAGGACAGCAGGTGGCATTTCTTAAAAGCGAAAATATAGCCACTATGCAAGATTTGATTCTGGAAAGCAAAAGACTATTTTATCAGCTCTACTATTATGATACAGCTCTAGAAATTAATGAGTTTAATCGAAGTATTATTTCAGAATTTGTTCAAATAACCTTTGCCCTTTATCGAGCTGGAGAAGACAGCTTTTCTGAAGCAGTAAAAGCTCAAGTGGAATTGCAATGGCTCGATGATGAAAAACTCAAGCTAATAGCCACAAAAGATCGATTACTGTCGATGATCAATGCTATTTTAAATCGTGATGCCTTTGAAACCATAGGAACACCAGAAGCTCTTTTTACCCCTCAACTTTCTTTAAATCATACATTATTAAAGTGGAATTCTTCTCAACACAATCCTGAGATCAAAGGAATCGAATCGAGGATTGGAGAACAAAATTTTCGGAAGGACTTGGCAAAAAGGGAATATTTCCCAAATTTTATCATAGGGAGTCGTTTTGATCATATATTGGGAAGTAATGATACGGCATGGGGTGTATCGGTAGGAATTAATATTCCTCTATGGATTCCTTGGAAACAAAGAAGAGATGTTCAAAAAGCAAAAGCATTGGCAAAAGCATACGAAGATGATCTGGAGGGGCTGAGATCAACAATCAATGGCCGAATTCGAGAAATTCTTGCTAAAGTTGATTCCCTTAATGAACGCATTTTACTGTTAGAATCTGGGATTTTACCAAAAACCTTAGAAAGCCTTGAGTCAGGGAAGGCAGATTATCAAGCCGGAAAAGGGGGTTTTTTAACTCTTTTGGACACCATTCGTCAATATTATCAGTATCAACTAGATTTCGAGCTAGCAAGGGTAGAACGCGAAATTTTCCTTGCAGAATTAGAAAGAACCATAGGTATCAATCTGGGAGAAATACAGTGA